One Alosa alosa isolate M-15738 ecotype Scorff River chromosome 22, AALO_Geno_1.1, whole genome shotgun sequence DNA segment encodes these proteins:
- the cbx7b gene encoding chromobox protein homolog 7, with the protein MDLRSAHKPQTQPPARLRLSLTRTLEPQSTTSTDQPYQSYGGGLCHGLAQHKSKQSQAQYTWVPSPPQTPTPSQGLSEEDWVEQEEEEEEEDEETGAEEAEVEMGMRRDVLSRPGRSKCWSPDTQPEEVTASQTPECWSPFTSAEDITVTDVTINSLTVTFREALTAKGFFRGWDLEFE; encoded by the exons ATGGATCTGCGAAGTGCGCACAAGCCCCAGACACAGCCACCAGCCCGCTTGCGGCTCTCCCTTACACGGACGCTAGAGCCACAGTCGACCACCTCCACAGACCAGCCTTACCAGTCGTACGGAGGGGGTCTGTGCCACGGGCTAGCCCAACACAAGAGCAAACAGAGCCAGGCACAGTACACATGGGTTCCCAGTCCCCCACAGACACCCACCCCTTCTCAGGGACTGTCAGAAGAGGACTGGGtggaacaggaggaggaggaggaggaggaggatgaagagaccGGGGCAGAGGAGGCCGAAGTGGAGATGGGCATGCGGCGAGATGTCCTCAGCA GACCTGGAAGGTCAAAGTGCTGGTCCCCTGATACCCAGCCAGAGGAAGTGACCGCATCCCAGACACCAGAGTGTTGGAGCCCGTTCACCAGTGCCGAGGACATCACTGTGACGGACGTCACCATCAACTCTCTGACTGTGACGTTTAGAGAGGCCCTGACTGCCAAGGGCTTCTTCAGGGGCTGGGACTTGGAATTTGAATGA